In Pseudomonas fluorescens NCIMB 11764, a single window of DNA contains:
- a CDS encoding DUF2782 domain-containing protein: MRTLNRLLLAGLFAIAPLAVMAADDAPSPEPDVTIRTEGDKTIQEYRQNGFLYAIKVTPKVGKPYFLVRADGSDANFIRSDQPDMLIPSWKIFEWK, from the coding sequence ATGCGCACACTAAATCGCCTGTTGCTGGCTGGCTTGTTTGCAATCGCACCATTGGCCGTCATGGCGGCGGACGATGCGCCATCGCCGGAACCGGATGTGACCATCCGCACCGAAGGGGACAAAACGATCCAGGAGTACCGCCAAAATGGTTTCCTGTACGCGATCAAGGTCACTCCGAAGGTCGGAAAGCCTTATTTTCTGGTACGCGCGGACGGGTCGGATGCGAACTTCATCCGCTCGGATCAGCCGGATATGCTGATTCCGTCGTGGAAGATTTTTGAATGGAAGTAG
- a CDS encoding homoserine kinase gives MSVFTPLARPELETFLAPYGLGRLLDFQGIAAGSENTNFFISLEQGEFVLTLVERGPVQEMPFFIELLDVLHEADLPVPYALRTTDGVALRELAGKPALLQPRLPGKHIKIANAQHCAQVGELLAHLHLATQANMIKRKTDRGLDWMQEEGTQLLSHLNAEQSDLLQRALDEITQQKEKILALPRANIHADLFRDNAMFEGTHLTGLIDFYNACSGPMLYDVAIALNDWCSDDDGLIDGPRARALLGAYAALRPFTAAEAELWPTMLRVACVRFWLSRLIAAESFAGQDVLIHDPMEFQQRLAQRQKVSTPLPFAL, from the coding sequence ATGTCTGTGTTCACCCCGCTGGCTCGGCCCGAGCTGGAAACCTTTCTCGCCCCATACGGGCTCGGCCGCCTGCTTGATTTCCAAGGGATTGCCGCCGGTAGCGAAAACACCAATTTCTTTATCAGTCTGGAACAGGGCGAATTTGTCCTGACCCTGGTTGAGCGCGGTCCGGTTCAGGAAATGCCGTTCTTCATTGAACTGCTGGACGTGTTGCATGAGGCCGACCTTCCGGTGCCTTATGCCTTGCGCACCACCGATGGCGTCGCCTTGCGCGAACTGGCCGGTAAGCCTGCACTGTTGCAGCCGCGCCTGCCCGGCAAGCACATCAAGATTGCCAACGCACAGCATTGCGCCCAAGTGGGCGAGTTGCTCGCGCACCTGCATCTGGCAACCCAGGCCAACATGATCAAGCGCAAGACCGATCGTGGGCTGGACTGGATGCAGGAAGAGGGCACGCAGTTGTTGTCGCACCTGAATGCCGAGCAGAGTGATTTGCTGCAGCGGGCGCTGGATGAGATCACTCAACAGAAAGAGAAGATCCTGGCGTTGCCCCGGGCCAACATCCACGCGGACCTGTTCCGCGACAACGCGATGTTCGAAGGCACGCACCTGACGGGATTGATCGACTTTTACAATGCTTGCTCGGGGCCGATGCTCTACGACGTGGCGATTGCGCTGAATGACTGGTGTTCGGATGACGACGGGTTGATCGATGGGCCGCGAGCTCGGGCGTTGCTTGGAGCATATGCGGCGTTGCGGCCATTCACCGCTGCCGAGGCGGAGTTGTGGCCAACCATGCTGCGGGTGGCGTGCGTGCGGTTCTGGTTGTCGCGGTTGATTGCCGCAGAGTCTTTCGCCGGGCAGGACGTGTTGATTCACGATCCGATGGAATTTCAGCAGCGGTTGGCACAGCGGCAGAAGGTCAGCACGCCGCTACCTTTCGCCCTCTGA
- a CDS encoding zinc ABC transporter substrate-binding protein ZnuA: MSRLFSIFVAFVASFLLIGSAQADVKVLTSIKPLQLIAAAVQDGVAIPEVLLPPGASPHNYALRPSDVRKVQSVDLVYWIGPSMEGFLPRVLNGRTLPSVAVQDLPGLKLRRFAEDSHSHAEEADEHDHDHRPGSLDAHLWLSPVNARVIATKMAADLSAADPANAARYQSNLKAFDERLDALDLRLKARLAGIAGKPYFVFHEAFDYFEDAYGLKHTGVFSVAAEVQPGAQHVSAMRTRLQEVGKTCVFSEPPLRPRLAETLVAGLPVKLAELDALGGYTPATAQGYEQVLEKLGNDLAGCLESL, encoded by the coding sequence GTGTCCCGACTTTTTTCTATCTTTGTCGCATTTGTCGCCAGTTTTCTGTTGATTGGTTCTGCTCAAGCCGACGTCAAGGTCCTCACCAGCATCAAGCCGCTACAGCTGATTGCCGCTGCGGTGCAGGACGGCGTGGCGATCCCGGAGGTACTGCTTCCGCCGGGGGCCTCCCCACATAACTATGCCTTGCGCCCTTCCGACGTACGGAAGGTTCAATCGGTGGATCTGGTTTACTGGATCGGTCCGTCCATGGAAGGTTTCCTGCCTCGCGTGCTGAATGGTCGTACGTTGCCGAGCGTGGCCGTGCAGGATCTGCCGGGTCTGAAATTGCGTCGCTTCGCCGAGGACAGTCACTCCCACGCCGAAGAAGCCGATGAGCATGATCACGATCACCGTCCGGGCAGCCTGGATGCGCACCTGTGGCTGTCGCCGGTCAATGCTCGGGTGATCGCGACGAAAATGGCCGCTGATTTAAGTGCTGCCGATCCGGCCAATGCGGCGCGTTATCAAAGCAATCTCAAGGCGTTCGATGAGCGCCTGGATGCGCTGGACCTCCGCTTGAAGGCGCGGCTGGCGGGTATCGCGGGCAAGCCGTACTTTGTGTTCCATGAAGCCTTCGACTACTTCGAAGACGCTTACGGCCTGAAGCACACGGGTGTGTTCAGCGTCGCCGCCGAAGTCCAGCCGGGTGCCCAGCATGTGTCGGCAATGCGCACGCGGTTGCAGGAAGTGGGCAAGACCTGTGTGTTCAGTGAACCGCCATTGCGTCCGCGCCTGGCGGAAACACTGGTGGCTGGCCTGCCGGTGAAACTGGCGGAACTGGATGCGCTGGGCGGATACACGCCGGCAACTGCTCAAGGTTATGAGCAGGTGCTGGAGAAATTGGGGAATGATTTGGCGGGGTGTCTGGAGTCGCTGTAA
- the zur gene encoding zinc uptake transcriptional repressor Zur has product MPKTPIASRPHDHSHCVHSALSEADALCARQGLRLTALRRRVLELVWQSHKPLGAYDILAVLSEQDGRRAAPPTVYRALDFLLENGLVHRISSLNAFVGCNHPEHAHQGQFLICRECHAAIELEQKSISDAIIGSARDVGFVVESQTVEVVGVCSGCQGA; this is encoded by the coding sequence ATGCCTAAAACACCGATTGCCAGCCGTCCCCACGACCACTCTCATTGCGTTCACAGCGCACTGTCTGAGGCCGATGCCCTGTGCGCACGTCAAGGCCTGCGCCTGACCGCCTTGCGCCGGCGGGTGCTGGAACTGGTGTGGCAAAGCCACAAGCCTTTGGGTGCCTACGACATCCTTGCCGTGCTCAGTGAGCAGGACGGCCGCCGCGCCGCGCCGCCGACCGTGTACCGCGCGCTGGATTTCCTGCTGGAAAACGGTCTGGTGCACCGCATCTCCTCGCTGAACGCCTTCGTCGGCTGCAATCACCCGGAACACGCCCACCAGGGCCAGTTCCTGATCTGCCGTGAATGCCACGCCGCCATCGAACTTGAGCAGAAGTCCATCAGCGACGCGATCATCGGCAGCGCCAGGGATGTCGGATTCGTCGTCGAAAGCCAGACCGTCGAAGTGGTCGGCGTCTGTTCGGGTTGCCAGGGGGCTTGA
- the znuC gene encoding zinc ABC transporter ATP-binding protein ZnuC: MSNALIRLEQVAVTFAGQNVLDNIELSVEPGQIVTLIGPNGAGKTTLVRAVLGLLKPDSGSVWRKPKLRVGYMPQKLHVDPTLPLSVLRFLRLVPGVDRTRALAALKEVGAEQVIDSPVQSVSGGEMQRVLLARALLREPELLVLDEPVQGVDVAGQAELYSLITRLRDRHGCGVLMVSHDLHLVMSTTDQVVCLNRHVCCSGHPEQVSGDPAFVELFGKNAQSLAIYHHHHDHAHDLHGSVVTTAPTAQPHVHGDSCKHG; this comes from the coding sequence ATGAGCAACGCGCTGATCCGCCTTGAGCAGGTTGCCGTCACCTTTGCCGGGCAAAACGTGCTGGATAACATCGAACTGAGCGTCGAACCGGGGCAGATCGTTACCCTGATCGGTCCCAACGGTGCAGGCAAAACCACCCTCGTGCGGGCTGTGCTCGGCTTGTTGAAGCCGGACAGCGGCAGTGTGTGGCGCAAGCCGAAACTGCGGGTCGGTTACATGCCGCAAAAACTTCACGTCGATCCGACACTCCCGTTGTCGGTGCTGCGCTTCTTGCGGCTGGTGCCCGGTGTGGATCGCACGCGTGCGTTGGCGGCACTCAAGGAGGTGGGCGCCGAACAGGTGATCGACAGCCCGGTGCAAAGCGTTTCCGGTGGTGAAATGCAGCGCGTGCTGCTGGCCCGGGCGCTGTTGCGCGAGCCTGAATTGCTAGTGCTGGACGAGCCGGTGCAGGGCGTCGACGTAGCGGGGCAGGCCGAGTTGTACAGCCTGATCACCCGTCTGCGTGATCGTCACGGTTGCGGCGTGTTGATGGTTTCCCACGATTTGCATCTGGTCATGAGCACCACCGATCAAGTGGTCTGCCTCAACCGTCATGTCTGCTGTTCCGGTCATCCCGAGCAGGTCAGCGGCGATCCGGCTTTCGTCGAGTTGTTCGGAAAGAACGCACAAAGCCTGGCGATTTATCACCACCATCACGACCACGCCCATGATCTGCATGGTTCGGTGGTCACCACGGCCCCGACGGCCCAACCCCACGTACATGGAGATAGCTGCAAGCATGGCTGA
- the znuB gene encoding zinc ABC transporter permease subunit ZnuB produces MADFLLYALLAGLALALVAGPLGSFVVWRRMAYFGDTLSHAALLGVALGFLLDVSPTVAVTVGCLLLAVLLVTLQQRQPLASDTLLGILAPSTLSLGLVVLSFMHEVRIDLMAYLFGDLLAISPTDLAWILGGSAAVLALLVTLWRPLLAITVHEELARVEGLPVPALRLTLMLLIAVVIAVAMKIVGVLLITSLLIIPAAAAQRHARSPEQMALGASLLGMLAVCGGLALSWFKDTPAGPSIVVTAAALFLLSFVLPRRGV; encoded by the coding sequence ATGGCTGATTTTCTGCTCTACGCCCTGCTTGCAGGCCTGGCCCTGGCGCTGGTGGCGGGTCCGTTGGGATCTTTCGTGGTCTGGCGGCGTATGGCTTATTTTGGCGACACCCTGTCTCACGCAGCCTTGCTCGGCGTGGCGTTGGGCTTTCTGCTGGATGTCAGCCCGACGGTAGCCGTTACCGTCGGCTGTTTGTTGTTGGCGGTGTTGCTGGTGACCTTGCAACAGCGTCAGCCACTGGCATCCGACACGCTTTTGGGAATTCTCGCACCGAGCACGCTCTCTTTGGGCTTGGTGGTACTAAGCTTCATGCACGAAGTGCGGATCGACCTGATGGCCTATCTGTTCGGCGACTTGCTGGCGATAAGCCCGACCGATCTGGCGTGGATTCTCGGCGGTAGCGCGGCCGTTCTGGCCCTGCTGGTGACGCTGTGGAGGCCTTTGCTGGCGATCACGGTGCATGAAGAGCTGGCCAGGGTGGAAGGTTTGCCGGTGCCGGCGCTGCGCCTGACCCTGATGTTGCTGATCGCCGTGGTGATCGCGGTGGCGATGAAAATCGTCGGTGTGTTGTTGATTACATCGCTGTTGATCATCCCTGCGGCTGCGGCACAACGTCACGCCCGGTCGCCGGAACAGATGGCACTGGGGGCGAGCCTGCTGGGCATGCTCGCGGTGTGTGGCGGGTTGGCATTGTCATGGTTCAAGGACACCCCGGCAGGCCCGTCGATCGTGGTGACGGCCGCCGCGCTGTTTCTGCTGAGTTTTGTCCTGCCCCGTCGAGGGGTGTAG
- a CDS encoding PA5502 family lipoprotein yields MKLLASRYLLLVAFSLLLGACQSTPPAATEVTDAQATAIAQLEQSLASSELATAEDQLAALQAGSPNDPSLVQYQRQLAEAYLQRSQIVLQKGDVNAAATALSRARALMPKAPALTGGVNNAIVNARKAELDRAEAALLAAEAKPQAKVIDPTAESTTVALNLTDMGKLRRQLDAIAADVVNYQCDVSIQAPRTQDYPWLATLLTKRVKKLDSNFDLNLQKQIVRNIPAQIVLSPRKP; encoded by the coding sequence ATGAAGCTGTTAGCCTCCCGTTATCTGCTCCTTGTTGCATTTTCGCTGCTACTGGGCGCCTGTCAAAGCACGCCACCAGCGGCCACCGAGGTCACTGATGCGCAGGCCACGGCCATCGCACAGCTCGAGCAAAGCCTCGCCAGCAGCGAGCTGGCCACTGCTGAAGATCAACTGGCTGCCTTGCAGGCCGGGTCGCCAAACGACCCATCGCTTGTGCAGTACCAACGGCAACTTGCCGAAGCCTATCTGCAACGCAGCCAGATCGTGCTGCAAAAAGGCGATGTGAATGCTGCTGCCACCGCCCTGAGCCGGGCGCGGGCACTGATGCCCAAGGCGCCGGCGCTGACCGGTGGGGTCAACAACGCGATCGTCAATGCGCGCAAGGCAGAGCTCGATAGAGCTGAAGCGGCGCTGCTGGCTGCCGAGGCTAAACCGCAGGCGAAGGTGATTGATCCGACCGCTGAAAGCACCACGGTAGCGCTGAATCTCACCGATATGGGCAAACTTCGTCGGCAACTGGATGCGATCGCGGCCGATGTAGTGAATTACCAGTGCGACGTGAGCATTCAGGCGCCGCGCACGCAGGATTATCCTTGGTTGGCGACGTTGTTGACCAAGCGGGTGAAGAAGCTGGATTCGAATTTCGATCTGAATCTGCAGAAGCAAATCGTGCGCAACATTCCGGCGCAGATTGTCTTGAGTCCGCGTAAACCTTGA
- the katE gene encoding catalase HPII, with the protein MSTKKPAAPKSAMAGTDTLDRGNTNAKLDSLEKFRSDATQQALRTNQGVKVSDNQNTLKVGARGPSLLEDFIMREKITHFDHERIPERIVHARGTGAHGFFQTYENHSVLTKAGFLQDPGKKTPVFVRFSTVQGPRGSGDTVRDVRGFAVKFFTDEGNFDLVGNNMPVFFIQDAIKFPDFVHAVKPEPHNEIPTGGSAHDTFWDFVSLVPESAHMVMWAMSDRAIPKSLRSMQGFGVHTFRLINAEGKSRFVKFHWRPSAGTCSLVWDEAQKLAGKDTDYHRRDLWESIEMGDYPEWELGVQVVEEENEHAFDFDILDPTKIIPEEIVPITPLGKMVLNRNPDNFFAETEQVAFCPGHIVPGIDFSNDPLLQGRLFSYTDTQISRLGGPNFHEIPINRPVAPFHNGQRDAMHRTTIDKGRASYEPNSIDGGWPKETPPAAQDGGFETYPERIDANKIRQRSESFSDHFSQARLFFHSMSKHEQEHIIAAYSFELGKVEREFIRAREVNEILANIDLELAKRVAQNLGLPAPKAGTVDVPKISLDRSPALSQANLLPGDIKTRKVAILAANGVDGVAIDAMKKALKAEGAHAKLLGPTSAPVTTADGKSLPVDASMEGMPSIAFDAVFVPGGAASIKALSGDGVALHYVLEAYKHLKAIALQGEAKQLLDMLKLEADAGLIVGTDAKLIKAFFAAIGQHRVWDREPKAKAIPA; encoded by the coding sequence ATGAGTACTAAAAAGCCTGCCGCACCTAAAAGCGCAATGGCCGGGACCGACACACTGGACCGCGGCAACACCAATGCCAAGCTCGACAGCCTGGAAAAATTCCGCTCCGACGCCACCCAACAGGCCCTGCGCACTAACCAGGGCGTGAAGGTTTCGGACAATCAGAACACGTTGAAAGTCGGCGCCCGCGGGCCGTCGTTGCTGGAAGATTTCATCATGCGTGAAAAGATCACGCACTTTGACCATGAACGGATCCCGGAGCGCATCGTCCATGCCCGGGGCACTGGGGCTCATGGTTTTTTCCAGACCTATGAAAACCATTCCGTACTGACCAAGGCCGGTTTCTTACAGGACCCGGGTAAGAAAACCCCAGTCTTCGTACGATTTTCCACGGTGCAAGGCCCGCGCGGGTCAGGCGATACCGTGCGCGATGTACGCGGTTTCGCCGTGAAGTTCTTCACCGACGAAGGCAACTTCGACTTGGTGGGGAACAACATGCCGGTGTTTTTCATACAGGACGCGATCAAGTTTCCTGACTTCGTTCACGCGGTAAAACCGGAGCCACACAACGAGATTCCTACGGGAGGTTCGGCGCACGACACCTTCTGGGACTTTGTCTCGCTGGTTCCGGAATCAGCGCACATGGTGATGTGGGCAATGTCCGACCGGGCGATCCCGAAAAGCCTGCGCAGCATGCAGGGCTTTGGCGTGCACACATTCCGGCTGATCAACGCCGAGGGCAAATCACGCTTCGTCAAATTCCACTGGCGCCCTTCCGCCGGGACCTGCTCGCTGGTCTGGGATGAAGCCCAGAAGCTCGCCGGTAAAGACACCGACTACCACCGCCGCGATCTCTGGGAATCAATCGAGATGGGCGATTACCCGGAATGGGAATTGGGCGTACAGGTCGTCGAGGAGGAAAATGAACATGCCTTCGATTTCGACATTCTCGACCCGACCAAAATCATTCCCGAGGAAATCGTACCCATCACCCCACTGGGCAAAATGGTGCTCAACCGTAACCCGGACAACTTTTTCGCCGAAACCGAGCAGGTCGCTTTCTGCCCGGGGCACATCGTGCCGGGGATCGATTTCTCCAACGATCCGTTGCTGCAAGGTCGGTTGTTTTCCTACACCGATACACAAATCAGCCGACTCGGCGGGCCGAATTTTCACGAGATCCCGATCAACCGTCCGGTCGCCCCCTTCCATAATGGCCAACGGGATGCGATGCACCGCACCACCATCGACAAGGGTCGCGCGTCCTACGAGCCGAATTCCATCGACGGTGGCTGGCCGAAGGAAACACCGCCCGCCGCGCAGGATGGTGGTTTCGAGACGTATCCAGAGCGCATCGATGCCAACAAGATCCGCCAGCGCAGCGAGTCGTTCAGCGATCACTTTTCTCAAGCGCGACTGTTCTTTCACAGCATGAGCAAACACGAGCAGGAACACATCATTGCGGCCTACAGCTTTGAGCTGGGCAAGGTTGAGCGGGAATTTATCCGTGCGCGCGAAGTGAATGAGATCCTTGCCAACATCGACCTGGAACTGGCCAAGCGTGTGGCGCAGAACCTTGGCTTGCCGGCACCGAAGGCCGGGACGGTCGATGTACCGAAAATATCCCTGGACCGTTCACCCGCCCTGAGCCAGGCCAATTTGTTGCCCGGCGATATCAAAACCCGAAAAGTCGCGATTCTGGCGGCCAACGGTGTCGATGGCGTTGCAATCGATGCCATGAAGAAAGCGCTGAAAGCTGAAGGCGCGCACGCCAAGTTGCTCGGCCCGACGTCCGCCCCGGTGACAACGGCCGATGGCAAGTCGCTGCCGGTGGATGCCTCCATGGAAGGCATGCCATCCATCGCCTTCGATGCGGTCTTTGTGCCAGGTGGCGCGGCATCCATCAAAGCGTTGAGCGGTGATGGCGTGGCGTTGCATTACGTGCTGGAGGCGTACAAGCATTTAAAGGCGATCGCGCTGCAAGGCGAAGCCAAGCAACTGCTGGATATGTTGAAACTGGAAGCTGATGCGGGGTTGATCGTGGGGACGGACGCGAAGTTGATCAAAGCGTTTTTCGCGGCGATCGGGCAGCATCGGGTTTGGGATCGAGAACCTAAGGCCAAGGCGATTCCGGCTTAG
- a CDS encoding methionine ABC transporter ATP-binding protein, with the protein MIEFQNVHKTYRVAGKDIPALHPTSLTIENGQVFGLIGHSGAGKSTLLRLINRLENSSGGKIIVDGEEVTALDANSLRRFRQQVGMIFQHFNLLASKTVADNVALPLTLAGELSRSEIDQRVAELLARVGLSDHAKKYPAQLSGGQKQRVGIARALATKPKILLCDEATSALDPQTTASVLQLLAEINRELKLTIVLITHEMDVIRRVCDQVAVMDAGVIVEQGSVAEVFLHPKHPTTKRFVQEDEQIDESEQRDDFAHVPGRIVRLTFQGEATYAPLLGTVARETGVDYSILAGRIDRIKDIPYGQLTLAVTGGDMEAAFARFTAADVHMEVLR; encoded by the coding sequence GTGATCGAGTTTCAAAACGTCCATAAAACCTACCGCGTCGCCGGTAAGGATATTCCCGCCCTGCACCCGACCAGTCTGACGATTGAAAACGGTCAGGTCTTCGGCCTGATCGGTCATTCCGGTGCGGGAAAAAGTACTCTGCTGCGTCTGATCAATCGCCTGGAGAACTCCAGTGGCGGCAAGATCATCGTCGACGGCGAAGAAGTCACGGCGCTCGACGCCAACAGCCTGCGACGTTTTCGTCAGCAGGTCGGGATGATTTTCCAGCACTTCAACCTGCTGGCGTCCAAGACCGTTGCCGACAACGTCGCGTTGCCGCTGACCCTTGCGGGCGAATTGTCGCGCAGCGAGATCGACCAGCGTGTGGCCGAGTTGCTGGCGCGGGTTGGCTTGTCCGATCACGCCAAAAAGTACCCGGCGCAGTTGTCCGGCGGCCAAAAGCAGCGCGTCGGGATTGCTCGTGCGCTGGCGACCAAGCCGAAAATCCTGCTGTGCGATGAAGCCACCAGCGCCCTGGACCCGCAGACCACAGCGTCGGTCCTGCAATTGCTGGCCGAGATCAACCGCGAGCTGAAGCTGACCATCGTCCTGATCACCCACGAGATGGATGTGATCCGTCGCGTCTGTGACCAGGTTGCGGTCATGGACGCGGGTGTGATCGTCGAGCAAGGTTCGGTGGCCGAGGTGTTCCTGCATCCCAAGCACCCGACTACCAAGCGTTTCGTGCAGGAAGACGAGCAGATCGACGAAAGCGAACAGCGGGACGATTTTGCTCACGTGCCAGGCCGTATCGTGCGCCTGACCTTCCAGGGCGAAGCGACCTACGCGCCATTGCTGGGGACTGTCGCTCGGGAAACGGGCGTGGACTACAGCATCCTGGCCGGTCGTATCGACCGCATCAAAGACATCCCCTACGGGCAATTGACCCTGGCGGTCACCGGCGGCGACATGGAGGCGGCGTTTGCCCGCTTCACCGCGGCTGATGTCCACATGGAGGTGCTGCGCTGA
- a CDS encoding methionine ABC transporter permease — protein sequence MEALTSFFANIDWFEIWLATGDTLLMLGGSLLFTVLLGLPLGVLLFLCSPRQLLEAKGVYAMLSLVVNILRSLPFIILLIVMIPFTVLITGTSLGVAGAIPPLVVGATPFFARLVETALREVDRGIIEATQAMGATTRQIITNALLPEARPGIFAAITVTAITLVSYTAMAGVVGAGGLGDLAIRFGYQRFQTDVMVVTVVLLLVLVQVLQTVGDKLVVHFSRK from the coding sequence ATGGAAGCCCTGACAAGTTTCTTCGCCAATATCGACTGGTTCGAAATCTGGCTGGCCACTGGCGATACCCTGCTGATGCTCGGCGGTTCGCTGTTGTTCACCGTGCTGCTGGGCCTTCCGCTAGGCGTGCTGTTGTTCCTTTGCAGCCCGCGTCAGTTGCTGGAAGCCAAAGGCGTATACGCAATGTTGTCGCTGGTGGTGAACATTCTGCGTTCGCTGCCCTTCATCATTTTGCTGATCGTGATGATTCCGTTCACCGTGTTGATCACCGGCACTTCGCTAGGTGTTGCCGGTGCAATTCCTCCGCTGGTGGTGGGTGCCACGCCGTTCTTCGCACGACTGGTGGAAACCGCCCTGCGTGAGGTGGATCGCGGCATCATCGAAGCGACACAGGCCATGGGCGCGACGACACGTCAGATCATCACCAATGCCTTGCTGCCAGAAGCCCGCCCGGGCATCTTCGCGGCGATTACGGTGACAGCTATTACACTGGTGTCGTACACGGCGATGGCCGGCGTGGTGGGTGCGGGTGGTCTGGGTGACCTGGCGATCCGTTTTGGCTACCAGCGTTTCCAGACCGATGTGATGGTCGTCACCGTGGTATTGCTGCTGGTTCTGGTTCAAGTGTTGCAAACCGTTGGCGATAAGCTGGTCGTACACTTCTCGCGTAAATAA
- a CDS encoding MetQ/NlpA family ABC transporter substrate-binding protein: MKKLLVAFAAVAAFSAHAGTLTVAASPVPHAEILEFVKPALAKEGVDLKVKVFTDYIQPNVQVAEKRLDANFFQHQPYLDEFNKAKGTNLISVAGVHLEPLGAYSSKYKALTELPGGANVVIPNDATNGGRALLLLAKAGLIKLKDSNNILSTVKDITENTKDLKFRELEAATLPRVLTQVDLALINTNYALEAKLDPAKDALVIEGSDSPYVNILVARPDDKDSEDMKKLVTALHSPEVKAFILEKYKGAVVPAF, from the coding sequence ATGAAAAAACTACTCGTCGCGTTCGCTGCTGTTGCAGCTTTTTCCGCCCACGCCGGCACCCTGACCGTTGCGGCCTCCCCGGTCCCGCACGCAGAAATCCTCGAATTCGTGAAACCGGCCCTGGCCAAGGAAGGCGTGGACCTGAAAGTCAAAGTCTTCACCGACTACATCCAGCCGAACGTGCAAGTGGCCGAGAAACGCCTGGATGCCAACTTCTTCCAGCACCAGCCGTACCTCGATGAGTTCAACAAGGCCAAGGGCACCAACCTGATTTCCGTGGCCGGTGTGCACCTGGAACCCTTGGGCGCTTATTCGAGCAAGTACAAAGCGCTGACCGAACTGCCGGGCGGCGCCAACGTAGTGATCCCTAACGACGCCACCAACGGCGGCCGCGCGCTGTTGCTGCTGGCGAAGGCTGGCCTGATCAAGTTGAAGGATTCGAACAACATCCTGTCGACCGTCAAGGACATCACCGAGAACACCAAGGACCTGAAATTCCGCGAACTGGAAGCCGCGACCCTCCCGCGCGTACTGACCCAGGTCGACCTGGCGCTGATCAACACCAACTACGCGCTGGAAGCCAAGCTTGATCCGGCCAAGGATGCGCTGGTTATCGAAGGCAGCGACTCGCCGTACGTGAACATCCTCGTTGCCCGTCCGGACGACAAGGACAGCGAAGACATGAAGAAGCTGGTTACCGCGCTGCACAGCCCGGAAGTGAAAGCCTTCATTCTCGAGAAGTACAAAGGCGCGGTAGTGCCGGCGTTCTGA
- a CDS encoding SCO family protein, translating to MTRTQKTVFILVALIALVLGLTINKVLSGKGQGDPTALIDAGIILLPQSRNLPDVTMTDQDGKPVAVNALKDKWSLLFFGYTFCPDICPTTLAQLRQIKSELPPEAVDKLQIILVSVDPNRDTPKQLKQYLGYFDPQFQGLTAASVEDIQKLANAVSIPFIPADTSKPNYTVDHSGNLAVIGPDGTQRGFIRAPLNNAKLVAQLPVMLNRK from the coding sequence ATGACTCGAACCCAGAAAACCGTCTTCATCCTTGTCGCCCTGATCGCGCTGGTCCTGGGCCTGACCATCAACAAAGTGCTGTCCGGCAAAGGCCAGGGTGACCCTACGGCACTGATCGACGCCGGGATTATCCTGTTGCCGCAAAGCCGCAACCTGCCGGACGTGACGATGACCGATCAGGACGGCAAACCGGTGGCGGTCAATGCGTTGAAAGACAAGTGGTCGTTGCTGTTCTTCGGCTACACCTTCTGCCCGGACATCTGCCCGACCACCCTCGCCCAGCTGCGCCAGATCAAGAGCGAATTGCCGCCGGAGGCTGTGGATAAATTGCAGATCATCCTGGTAAGCGTCGATCCGAACCGCGATACACCCAAGCAGCTCAAGCAATACCTGGGTTACTTCGACCCGCAGTTTCAAGGACTGACGGCGGCCTCGGTCGAGGACATTCAGAAGCTGGCCAACGCGGTGAGCATTCCGTTCATTCCGGCGGACACCAGCAAGCCGAATTACACGGTTGATCACAGCGGCAACCTGGCGGTGATCGGGCCGGACGGGACGCAGCGCGGGTTCATCCGGGCGCCGTTGAACAACGCCAAGTTGGTGGCGCAGTTGCCGGTGATGCTTAACCGCAAATAA